One Vallitalea pronyensis genomic region harbors:
- the ppdK gene encoding pyruvate, phosphate dikinase, producing MSKKYVYMFSEADASMKNLLGGKGANLAEMTKLGLPIPQGFTVSTEACINYYDNGEAISEEIKGQIEDALVQLEKINDKKFGDNDQPLLVSVRSGARVSMPGMMDTVLNLGLNDVAVEGFAKATDNARFAYDSYRRFIQMFSDVVKGLPKSKFERVLDEIKEAKGYESDLDLTADDLKDVITAFKGLYKEQLGEEFPQDPKAQLMAAVEAVFGSWNNERAIIYRRMNDIPGNWGTAVNVQAMVFGNMGDGSGTGVAFTRNPATGEPGIYGEYLLNAQGEDVVAGIRTPEPITRLEQDMPEAYAEFMKIANNLENHYKDMQDMEFTIENGKLYFLQTRNGKRTAAAALRIAVDLVEEGLLTPKEALMKVEPKQLDQLLHPNFDVAALKAAQSVAKGLPASPGAAAGKVYFTAEEAAEANKRGERVILVRLETSPEDIEGMYAAKGILTVRGGMTSHAAVVARGMGTCCVSGCGEIKIDEEAKTFTVAGQTVAEGEYISLDGSTGNVYLEDIKTVDPEISGDFAKFMAWADEVRTLKVRTNADTPRDAQNAVEFGAEGIGLCRTEHMFFEEDRISKMRKMIVAKEVDERKAALNELLPIQKGDFKGMYEALKGMPMTVRLLDPPLHEFLPHEEADIKALAADMGITFEALKETVDSLHEFNPMLGHRGCRLAVTYPEIAEMQARAIIEAAIEVKQEKGYDIVPEIMIPLVGEIKELKYVKETVVEAADAAIAAAGIDMKYSVGTMIEIPRAALTADAIAEEAEFFSFGTNDLTQMTFGFSRDDAGAFLEDYYTKGVFESDPFARLDQTGVGQLVKMAAEKGKATRPNIKLGICGEHGGDPASIEFCHNVGLNYVSCSPFRVPIARLAAAQAALK from the coding sequence ATGAGCAAGAAATATGTTTATATGTTTAGCGAAGCTGATGCATCCATGAAAAACCTTCTTGGTGGAAAAGGTGCTAACTTAGCAGAAATGACTAAGCTTGGACTTCCAATTCCTCAAGGATTCACAGTTTCAACAGAAGCTTGTATTAACTACTACGATAATGGTGAAGCAATTTCAGAAGAGATTAAAGGTCAAATTGAAGATGCATTAGTACAGCTTGAAAAAATTAACGATAAAAAATTTGGCGATAATGACCAACCACTATTAGTATCTGTACGTTCTGGAGCGAGAGTATCTATGCCTGGAATGATGGACACAGTACTTAACCTAGGATTAAATGATGTAGCTGTAGAAGGTTTTGCAAAAGCTACAGATAACGCTCGATTTGCTTACGATTCATACAGAAGATTTATTCAGATGTTCTCTGATGTAGTTAAAGGTCTTCCAAAATCAAAGTTCGAAAGAGTTTTAGATGAAATTAAAGAAGCGAAAGGTTACGAAAGTGATCTTGATTTAACAGCTGATGATTTAAAAGATGTTATCACTGCATTCAAAGGCTTATATAAGGAGCAATTAGGTGAAGAGTTCCCTCAAGATCCAAAAGCGCAATTAATGGCTGCTGTAGAGGCTGTATTCGGTTCATGGAATAATGAGCGTGCAATCATCTACAGAAGAATGAACGATATTCCAGGTAACTGGGGTACTGCCGTTAATGTTCAAGCAATGGTATTCGGTAACATGGGTGATGGTTCAGGAACAGGTGTTGCTTTCACAAGAAACCCTGCAACTGGTGAGCCAGGTATCTATGGTGAGTACTTATTAAATGCACAAGGTGAAGACGTTGTTGCTGGTATCAGAACACCAGAACCTATAACAAGACTTGAGCAAGATATGCCAGAAGCATACGCTGAGTTTATGAAAATCGCTAATAACTTAGAAAACCACTACAAAGATATGCAAGATATGGAGTTCACCATTGAAAATGGTAAATTATATTTCTTACAAACACGTAATGGTAAGCGAACAGCTGCTGCTGCACTTAGAATTGCAGTTGATTTAGTAGAAGAAGGACTTCTTACACCAAAAGAAGCGTTAATGAAAGTTGAGCCTAAGCAATTAGACCAATTACTTCATCCAAACTTCGATGTAGCTGCTCTTAAAGCTGCTCAATCTGTAGCAAAAGGATTACCTGCATCTCCAGGTGCTGCTGCTGGTAAAGTTTACTTCACGGCTGAGGAAGCTGCAGAAGCTAACAAGCGTGGCGAAAGAGTTATCTTAGTAAGATTAGAAACTTCTCCAGAAGATATTGAAGGTATGTATGCTGCAAAAGGTATCTTAACTGTACGTGGTGGTATGACTTCTCATGCAGCCGTTGTTGCACGTGGTATGGGTACTTGTTGTGTATCTGGCTGTGGCGAAATCAAAATTGATGAAGAAGCTAAGACATTCACAGTTGCTGGACAAACTGTTGCTGAAGGTGAGTATATCTCATTAGACGGTTCAACTGGTAACGTGTATCTTGAAGATATTAAAACAGTAGACCCAGAGATTTCTGGTGACTTCGCTAAGTTCATGGCTTGGGCTGACGAAGTGAGAACATTAAAAGTAAGAACCAATGCGGATACACCAAGAGATGCACAAAACGCTGTTGAATTTGGTGCTGAAGGTATCGGGCTTTGCCGTACTGAGCATATGTTCTTTGAAGAAGATAGAATCTCTAAAATGAGAAAAATGATTGTTGCTAAAGAAGTTGACGAAAGAAAAGCTGCCCTTAATGAATTGTTACCAATCCAAAAAGGTGACTTCAAAGGCATGTACGAAGCACTTAAAGGTATGCCTATGACAGTACGTCTTCTTGACCCACCACTTCATGAGTTCTTACCTCACGAAGAAGCTGATATCAAAGCATTAGCTGCTGATATGGGCATCACTTTTGAAGCATTGAAAGAAACAGTAGACTCCTTACATGAGTTTAACCCAATGCTAGGTCATAGAGGTTGTCGTCTTGCAGTAACGTATCCAGAGATTGCTGAGATGCAAGCAAGAGCAATAATCGAGGCAGCTATCGAAGTGAAGCAAGAAAAAGGATACGATATTGTTCCAGAAATCATGATTCCTTTAGTTGGTGAAATTAAAGAATTAAAATATGTAAAAGAGACTGTTGTAGAAGCTGCTGACGCTGCTATTGCTGCTGCTGGTATTGATATGAAGTACTCAGTAGGAACAATGATCGAGATTCCTCGTGCTGCATTAACAGCAGATGCCATTGCTGAAGAAGCTGAATTCTTCTCATTTGGTACAAACGACTTAACGCAAATGACCTTTGGTTTCTCTCGTGATGATGCAGGTGCATTCTTAGAAGATTACTATACAAAAGGTGTATTTGAATCTGATCCATTTGCTCGTTTAGACCAAACAGGTGTTGGCCAATTAGTAAAAATGGCTGCTGAAAAAGGTAAAGCAACAAGACCTAATATTAAATTAGGTATTTGTGGCGAGCACGGTGGCGATCCAGCATCTATTGAATTCTGCCATAACGTAGGATTGAATTATGTGTCTTGTTCACCATTTAGAGTACCAATTGCTCGTTTAGCTGCGGCTCAAGCTGCTTTAAAATAA
- a CDS encoding DUF445 family protein has protein sequence MDIQTILIPIGGALIGYSTNWLAIKMLFRPYTEKRFLGMKVAFTPGLIPKERKRVASSIGEVIEDYLLTDHVILDELSKESTKDHLLGFVNKNIYNEAGNIHLQRIFGSKENGPMLHKLEGLLTDKMLELLQDEPTKSMLVKALVKQICEGLTAVKAKEIISEVSFNEKVQGLIRNESLQQVIQNYLAQVLSPDRTVSDMVDEDVIHHLKEVILYHIEHMMDSVHVVFENEQVKDKVVDLIDGTIKEKVGALGAMFVNAESIYQTIAEKSKEKLQEEDVRLGICQFVSQKIDYMLNKPIDDILPHDSRHQLMVALASYIPQAITQMNLYEAINVWDKALYHLIDDAMDGQLEDKLYTALSTRYKTVLEDSQTKDMLSHMVTEFLDKSLSSEIVINEVDKKQMDGFILSKYGRFLENHMMTLIQDVRLSKIIEKQLNSFDLKMLEDIILTIAKKELSAITWLGGVLGFLIGLFTLVF, from the coding sequence ATGGACATACAAACAATTTTAATTCCTATAGGCGGAGCCCTTATTGGATATTCAACCAATTGGTTAGCCATTAAAATGCTTTTTAGGCCCTATACAGAAAAAAGATTTTTAGGTATGAAAGTAGCTTTTACACCAGGTCTTATACCAAAGGAGCGTAAACGTGTTGCTAGTTCCATTGGTGAAGTAATCGAAGATTATTTACTTACAGATCATGTCATACTTGATGAATTATCCAAGGAATCCACAAAAGACCACCTTCTTGGTTTTGTTAATAAAAATATCTATAATGAAGCTGGAAATATTCACTTACAGCGCATTTTTGGTTCAAAAGAGAATGGACCCATGTTACATAAGTTGGAAGGTCTTTTAACCGATAAAATGCTTGAACTCTTACAAGATGAGCCAACAAAATCCATGTTAGTGAAAGCTCTCGTTAAACAAATATGTGAAGGTTTAACAGCTGTAAAAGCAAAAGAAATCATATCTGAAGTGAGCTTTAACGAAAAAGTTCAAGGACTTATAAGAAATGAGTCGTTACAACAAGTTATCCAAAACTATCTAGCACAAGTGTTAAGCCCAGATCGCACAGTAAGCGATATGGTGGATGAAGATGTTATTCATCACTTAAAAGAAGTCATTTTATACCACATTGAGCATATGATGGATTCAGTCCATGTGGTTTTTGAAAATGAACAGGTAAAAGATAAAGTTGTTGATCTGATAGATGGGACCATTAAAGAAAAAGTAGGTGCTCTAGGTGCCATGTTTGTTAATGCTGAGAGCATATATCAGACCATTGCTGAGAAATCTAAAGAGAAACTGCAAGAAGAGGATGTACGATTAGGTATATGTCAATTCGTTAGTCAAAAAATTGATTATATGTTGAATAAACCCATCGATGATATATTACCTCATGATTCAAGACACCAATTAATGGTGGCTCTTGCAAGCTATATACCTCAGGCTATAACCCAGATGAATCTGTATGAAGCAATCAATGTATGGGATAAGGCTTTATATCATCTTATAGATGATGCCATGGATGGCCAGTTAGAGGATAAATTATATACGGCTTTATCAACTAGGTATAAGACCGTATTAGAGGATTCCCAAACAAAAGACATGTTGTCCCATATGGTCACTGAATTCTTAGATAAATCTTTATCCAGTGAGATAGTTATTAATGAAGTAGATAAAAAACAAATGGATGGATTTATTTTATCTAAATATGGAAGATTCTTAGAGAATCATATGATGACATTGATCCAAGACGTTAGATTGTCTAAAATTATTGAGAAACAACTAAATTCATTTGATCTTAAGATGTTAGAGGATATCATTCTTACCATCGCTAAGAAAGAATTGAGTGCTATTACTTGGTTAGGCGGCGTTCTTGGTTTTCTGATCGGCTTATTTACGTTAGTTTTCTAA
- a CDS encoding FeoA family protein, giving the protein MTLDQAVNSETFIVKDIDQNSKMKKRLQDMGLTKGARIKVISNNTGGSFILNVRGSRVALGKAITEHIQVECLHDRVLGLKTVVQAG; this is encoded by the coding sequence ATGACATTGGATCAGGCAGTGAACAGCGAAACATTTATTGTAAAAGACATTGATCAGAATTCTAAGATGAAGAAACGACTTCAAGATATGGGACTAACTAAAGGTGCAAGAATTAAGGTAATATCCAATAATACAGGTGGTTCCTTTATTCTGAATGTAAGAGGGTCTCGTGTTGCATTAGGCAAGGCAATAACCGAGCATATTCAGGTTGAATGTTTACACGACAGGGTTCTTGGTCTTAAAACGGTCGTACAAGCAGGCTAA
- the feoB gene encoding ferrous iron transport protein B → MSGNMKVAFIGNPNCGKTTLFNAYTGAKHKVGNWPGVTVEKKEGTIVYKGHKMTLVDLPGVYSLSPYSMEEILTREYIIDASPDVVVNIIDASNLERNLYLTLQLIELGKPVILALNMMDVAKNRGLIIHIDQLKEALNLPVIEVIATKKVGMDDLLQEILETVRQESYDPIQVNYGEEIEMEISKLTTQLGNKLLKQDTLRWHAIKLLERDQEIYKKLNVQVIGHYEEDIAKGKYDYISGFIHQVIEHTADNDETASDRVDKVITNRFAGLPIFMAMMLAVFAFTFKVGNYLAGLLDIVFGAFGDLVSQLLVGIDAAQWLSSLIVDGIIGGVGGILIFLPNIACLFTAISILEDSGYMARVALIMDKFMRKLGLSGKAFIPMILGFGCSVPAIMTARTLEDERDRLIAILITPFMSCSARLPIYILFSRIFFPGNEVLIAFSLYLLGVVIAILVALIFKKTLSKGETAPLILELPAYKKPSPLTIAIYVWEKVKGYMIKAGTVIFVASIIIWFILAFNLSGKTDITHSIGASIGQFISPIFVPLGFGNWQASLSLIAGIMGKEIVVSTMSVIYGIGDLMGDGDTTQFMAQLVAAGFTQLSAYAFMVFSLLYTPCVAALGVIKKETNSWKWMIFSFVYQLAVAWLVAMVVYQIGRLFV, encoded by the coding sequence ATGAGTGGAAATATGAAGGTAGCCTTCATTGGTAACCCCAATTGTGGTAAAACCACCTTATTCAATGCTTATACAGGAGCAAAGCATAAGGTCGGTAATTGGCCAGGAGTGACTGTGGAGAAAAAGGAAGGCACAATTGTATATAAAGGGCACAAAATGACATTAGTGGATTTACCGGGTGTTTATAGCTTATCACCCTATAGTATGGAAGAAATCTTAACCAGAGAGTATATCATTGACGCATCACCAGATGTGGTGGTTAATATTATAGATGCTTCTAATCTAGAGAGAAACCTCTACCTAACACTGCAACTCATTGAGTTAGGCAAGCCGGTCATCCTTGCACTTAATATGATGGATGTTGCCAAAAATCGAGGATTAATCATCCACATTGATCAATTAAAGGAAGCATTGAACCTGCCTGTCATTGAAGTCATTGCTACAAAAAAGGTTGGCATGGATGATTTGTTACAAGAAATCTTGGAAACTGTAAGGCAAGAAAGCTATGACCCTATTCAAGTGAATTATGGTGAAGAAATTGAAATGGAGATTAGTAAGTTAACGACCCAACTAGGTAATAAACTTCTAAAACAAGATACTTTAAGATGGCACGCTATTAAGCTTCTTGAGCGGGATCAAGAAATCTATAAGAAATTGAACGTTCAGGTTATTGGCCATTATGAAGAAGATATAGCTAAAGGGAAATATGATTACATCAGTGGATTTATTCATCAAGTCATTGAACATACAGCAGACAATGACGAAACAGCTTCTGACCGGGTGGACAAGGTTATAACCAATCGCTTTGCAGGATTACCAATTTTTATGGCCATGATGTTAGCTGTATTTGCTTTTACCTTCAAGGTTGGTAATTATTTAGCTGGTCTACTGGACATTGTTTTTGGTGCATTTGGCGATCTGGTTAGTCAACTGTTAGTGGGTATCGATGCTGCCCAATGGTTAAGCTCATTAATTGTTGATGGTATCATTGGTGGTGTAGGCGGTATTCTCATCTTTTTACCGAATATCGCTTGTTTGTTTACGGCAATATCTATATTAGAAGATAGTGGCTACATGGCGCGTGTTGCCCTTATTATGGATAAATTTATGCGTAAGTTAGGTCTAAGCGGTAAAGCTTTTATTCCAATGATTCTTGGATTCGGATGTTCTGTACCTGCAATCATGACGGCTAGGACCCTTGAAGATGAGCGGGACCGTTTAATTGCTATATTAATTACACCATTTATGTCATGTAGTGCAAGATTACCCATATATATCTTATTTTCAAGAATTTTTTTCCCGGGAAATGAAGTACTTATCGCTTTTTCTTTATACCTTTTAGGCGTTGTGATAGCTATACTTGTTGCACTTATATTTAAGAAAACCTTATCAAAAGGGGAAACCGCTCCATTAATTTTGGAATTACCAGCTTATAAAAAACCATCACCTTTAACCATAGCGATCTATGTATGGGAAAAAGTAAAAGGTTATATGATTAAAGCAGGAACCGTGATTTTTGTTGCGTCCATTATCATATGGTTTATTCTTGCGTTTAACTTATCAGGCAAGACAGATATAACCCATAGTATTGGCGCATCCATAGGTCAGTTTATTTCACCCATTTTTGTCCCATTAGGGTTTGGCAATTGGCAAGCATCCTTATCTCTAATTGCCGGTATCATGGGAAAAGAGATTGTCGTCAGCACCATGTCTGTTATATATGGCATTGGTGATTTGATGGGTGATGGTGATACAACACAGTTTATGGCACAGTTGGTTGCAGCAGGCTTTACACAACTAAGTGCATATGCTTTTATGGTGTTTTCATTACTCTATACACCATGTGTAGCGGCACTTGGTGTGATTAAAAAAGAAACGAATAGCTGGAAATGGATGATTTTTTCATTTGTTTATCAGTTAGCAGTAGCTTGGTTAGTGGCTATGGTTGTTTATCAGATTGGAAGGTTATTTGTATAG
- a CDS encoding deoxyguanosinetriphosphate triphosphohydrolase, whose amino-acid sequence MGMKECLRTIQEEWEDKMLSQYAMRSSQSRGREHSEAPCDIRSAYQRDRDRIIHSKAFRRLKHKTQVFISPEGDHYRTRLTHTLEVAQIARTIARALRLNEDLTEAIALGHDLGHTPFGHAGEYALNKVCTLGFKHNEQSIRIVEKLERKGKGLNLTWEVKDGIMNHPTSGKPSTLEGQIVRLSDKIAYINHDIDDAIRAKILCEDDLPREYILQLGENSRARINNMIHDIVRNSMDQNHIKMSDHMYDAMSMLRQFMFEHVYIGSKAKEHEAKAYYMLEQLYVYFLDHQDAMPEEYQEKITGEAASETPERVVCDYVAGMTDRYSIMQFTKLFIPAAWKE is encoded by the coding sequence ATCGGAATGAAGGAATGTTTAAGAACCATACAAGAAGAGTGGGAAGATAAGATGTTAAGTCAATATGCAATGCGAAGTAGTCAATCGAGAGGCAGAGAGCATAGCGAAGCACCATGTGATATTCGTTCAGCTTATCAACGGGATAGAGACCGTATCATTCACTCCAAAGCATTTCGTAGACTGAAGCATAAAACCCAGGTTTTTATATCCCCTGAAGGTGACCATTATCGAACAAGGTTAACCCATACCCTAGAAGTTGCTCAGATAGCCAGAACCATAGCACGCGCGCTGAGGTTGAATGAAGATTTAACGGAAGCCATCGCCTTGGGACATGACTTAGGCCATACACCCTTTGGTCATGCAGGTGAATATGCACTTAACAAGGTGTGTACCCTTGGGTTTAAACATAATGAGCAGAGCATTCGAATCGTAGAGAAGTTGGAACGAAAAGGTAAAGGACTCAATCTGACTTGGGAAGTAAAAGATGGTATCATGAATCATCCCACATCAGGAAAACCCAGTACCTTAGAAGGGCAAATTGTAAGATTGTCAGATAAAATTGCATATATTAACCATGATATTGATGACGCTATTCGGGCAAAAATATTATGTGAGGATGATTTACCAAGGGAGTACATTCTTCAATTAGGGGAAAACTCAAGAGCAAGAATCAATAATATGATTCATGATATTGTAAGAAATAGTATGGATCAAAACCATATTAAGATGAGTGACCATATGTATGATGCCATGAGTATGCTTCGACAATTCATGTTTGAACATGTATATATAGGGTCTAAAGCAAAAGAACATGAAGCAAAAGCGTATTATATGTTAGAACAATTATATGTTTATTTTTTAGACCATCAAGATGCTATGCCTGAGGAGTATCAAGAGAAGATTACTGGAGAAGCAGCATCAGAAACCCCAGAAAGAGTTGTTTGTGATTATGTAGCAGGTATGACAGATCGGTATTCTATTATGCAATTTACCAAATTATTTATACCAGCAGCATGGAAAGAATAA
- the dnaG gene encoding DNA primase, translated as MYYPEELIEEIRVQNDIIDVIGSHVQLTKKGSRHFGLCPFHNEKTPSFSVSDDKQMYYCFGCGAGGNVYTFVMEYENFTFTEAVKYLADKVHITLPTVELSDDMKKQMDLKHQLIDINKAAARYFYYQLQTEQGKAALKYLEKRGITADIQKKFGLGYANIFRNDLYRYLSEKYDQKVLSQSGLIIPEKKKPGEFFDRFWNRVMYPIFDVHNRVIGFGGRVLGDASPKYLNSPETKLFDKRRHLYGLNLARIARKDCIIIVEGYMDVIALYQAGITHVVASLGTAFTIEQASLLKRYTNQVIIAYDSDAAGVKAALRAIPLLKAQDMSVRVLRIDDYKDPDEYIKHKGSEAFVKLLEKATPSFMFQVEEIAGKYNLDDPDNRTSFQKDVALKILELESEIERDNYLEAIAKKYNTNQQHLESLVAETGKNTGIVSSRNKIKNTINEKQKRKKQSEDGIILAQKNILTLVANNYDMYKIVKKYLDISDFLDDIYRKVAEEIYGAYESHEKIEQAALINKFMELEHQTKVASLFNAKVSFDNNIQLEKILNDSIKLIKSANIDAKSRVVGDISALQKLILAKRELQGLHISLKDG; from the coding sequence ATGTATTATCCAGAAGAGTTAATAGAGGAGATTAGAGTTCAAAATGATATCATAGACGTTATAGGGTCTCATGTGCAACTGACAAAAAAAGGCAGTCGTCATTTTGGGTTATGTCCATTTCATAATGAAAAAACACCATCTTTTTCTGTCAGCGACGATAAACAGATGTATTATTGTTTTGGTTGCGGCGCAGGGGGAAATGTGTATACCTTCGTTATGGAATACGAGAATTTTACATTTACAGAGGCTGTTAAGTATTTAGCTGATAAGGTACATATAACCTTGCCAACAGTTGAATTATCCGATGATATGAAAAAGCAGATGGACCTGAAACATCAATTAATTGATATTAATAAGGCAGCTGCAAGGTATTTCTACTACCAATTGCAAACAGAACAAGGAAAAGCTGCTTTAAAATACCTTGAAAAAAGAGGAATTACAGCGGACATACAGAAAAAGTTTGGCCTTGGTTATGCCAATATCTTTCGGAATGATCTTTACCGTTACTTGAGTGAGAAATACGATCAAAAAGTGTTGAGCCAATCGGGATTAATTATACCTGAAAAAAAGAAGCCGGGGGAATTTTTTGATCGGTTTTGGAACCGTGTGATGTATCCAATATTTGATGTGCATAATCGTGTGATTGGTTTTGGTGGACGGGTCCTTGGTGACGCATCACCTAAGTATTTGAATTCTCCAGAGACAAAATTATTTGATAAAAGACGGCACCTCTACGGTTTGAATTTAGCACGTATCGCTAGAAAAGATTGTATCATTATTGTTGAAGGTTATATGGATGTTATTGCATTATACCAGGCAGGTATAACCCATGTTGTGGCTTCACTAGGCACGGCTTTTACCATTGAGCAGGCATCCTTGTTAAAGCGATACACCAATCAAGTGATTATTGCTTATGATAGTGACGCAGCAGGCGTTAAAGCAGCTCTTCGGGCAATACCATTATTAAAAGCCCAAGATATGTCGGTACGTGTTCTAAGAATCGATGACTATAAAGATCCTGATGAATACATTAAGCATAAAGGTAGCGAAGCTTTTGTCAAACTCTTAGAAAAGGCAACACCTAGTTTTATGTTTCAGGTTGAAGAGATTGCAGGCAAGTATAATCTTGATGACCCGGATAATAGGACGAGCTTTCAAAAAGATGTAGCACTTAAAATACTTGAGCTTGAAAGCGAAATTGAACGCGATAATTATCTAGAAGCGATTGCCAAAAAATATAATACCAACCAGCAACATCTTGAAAGTTTGGTTGCTGAGACTGGTAAAAATACGGGCATCGTGTCTTCTAGAAATAAAATAAAAAATACTATCAATGAGAAGCAAAAGAGAAAGAAACAGTCAGAAGATGGAATAATATTAGCACAAAAGAATATATTAACTTTAGTTGCAAATAATTATGATATGTATAAGATTGTTAAGAAATATCTGGATATATCCGATTTTCTTGATGATATCTATAGAAAAGTTGCTGAGGAAATCTATGGTGCTTATGAAAGTCATGAAAAAATAGAACAAGCAGCTTTAATTAACAAATTTATGGAGCTTGAACACCAAACAAAAGTAGCAAGTTTGTTTAATGCAAAAGTATCTTTTGATAACAATATACAATTAGAAAAAATCTTAAATGATAGTATAAAGCTTATAAAATCTGCAAACATTGACGCCAAATCACGTGTAGTGGGTGATATTAGTGCATTACAAAAACTTATTTTAGCCAAAAGAGAATTACAAGGGTTGCATATTTCTCTTAAGGATGGTTAG
- the rpoD gene encoding RNA polymerase sigma factor RpoD, with translation MANEENYSKFEEKVKALIDMAKKKKNVLEYKEIEAHFGELVNDADKIEIVYDILEKSGIDVLGLIEEDEEPVKELDLSLPEGLNIDDPVRMYLKEIGKVPLLSAEEEVDLAMRMEDGDQEAKKKLAEANLRLVVSIAKRYVGRGMLFLDLIQEGNLGLIKAVEKFDYRKGYKFSTYATWWIRQAITRAIADQARTIRIPVHMVETINKLIRVSRQLLQELGREPAPEEIAEELDMPVDKVREILKISQEPVSLETPIGEEEDSHLGDFIQDENVPIPADAAAFTLLKEQLVDVLDTLTDREQRVLRLRFGLDDGRARTLEEVGKVFNVTRERIRQIEAKALRKLRHPSRSRKLKDYLE, from the coding sequence ATGGCAAACGAAGAGAATTACAGTAAGTTTGAAGAAAAAGTGAAAGCCTTAATTGACATGGCCAAGAAAAAGAAAAATGTTCTTGAATATAAAGAGATTGAAGCACATTTTGGTGAGCTTGTTAATGATGCTGATAAAATAGAAATCGTTTATGATATATTAGAGAAATCTGGCATAGATGTACTAGGTCTTATAGAAGAAGATGAGGAGCCTGTAAAAGAGCTTGATTTATCCCTTCCAGAAGGGCTTAACATTGATGATCCAGTAAGGATGTACTTAAAAGAAATAGGTAAAGTACCCTTATTATCAGCAGAAGAAGAAGTTGACCTAGCCATGAGAATGGAAGATGGTGATCAAGAGGCCAAGAAAAAGTTAGCAGAAGCCAACCTAAGACTTGTTGTGAGTATTGCAAAGCGTTACGTAGGCCGAGGCATGTTATTCCTAGACCTTATTCAAGAAGGTAATCTTGGTTTAATTAAAGCCGTGGAAAAATTTGATTATAGAAAAGGGTATAAGTTCAGTACTTATGCTACTTGGTGGATTAGACAAGCCATTACAAGAGCCATTGCAGACCAAGCACGTACCATTCGTATTCCTGTGCACATGGTGGAAACCATTAACAAGCTTATTCGGGTATCAAGACAGCTGCTTCAAGAGTTAGGTAGAGAACCAGCTCCAGAAGAAATAGCTGAAGAACTGGATATGCCAGTGGATAAAGTAAGAGAAATCCTTAAAATATCTCAAGAGCCAGTGTCTTTAGAAACACCTATTGGTGAGGAAGAAGATAGCCATTTAGGGGATTTTATACAAGATGAAAATGTACCCATTCCAGCAGATGCTGCTGCATTTACATTGTTAAAAGAACAATTGGTGGATGTACTTGATACATTAACAGACAGAGAACAAAGAGTCCTTCGGTTAAGATTTGGTCTTGACGATGGAAGAGCTCGCACACTAGAAGAAGTGGGTAAAGTCTTCAATGTGACAAGAGAGAGAATAAGACAGATTGAAGCAAAAGCCCTTAGAAAACTTCGGCATCCAAGTAGAAGCCGCAAGTTAAAAGATTATTTAGAGTAA